From a single Eubalaena glacialis isolate mEubGla1 chromosome 15, mEubGla1.1.hap2.+ XY, whole genome shotgun sequence genomic region:
- the THAP7 gene encoding THAP domain-containing protein 7 — MPRHCSAAGCCTRDTRETRNRGISFHRLPKKDNPRRGLWLANCQRLDPSGQGLWDPASEYIYFCSKHFEENCFELVGISGYHRLKEGAVPTIFESFSKLRRTTKTKGHSYPPGTPDVSRLRRCRKRCSEGRGPTTPFCPPPPADITCFPVEEASAPAALPASPTGRLEPGLSSPFSDLLGPLGAQADEAGCSTQPSPEREPERQPSSLEPRPVSPSAYMLRLPPPAGAYIQNEHSYQVGSALLWKRRAEAALDALDKAQRQLQACKRREQRLRLRLTKLQQERAREKRAQADARQTLKEHVQDFAMQLSSSMA, encoded by the exons ATGCCGCGTCACTGCTCCGCCGCCGGCTGCTGCACACGAGACACGCGCGAGACGCGCAACCGCGGCATCTCTTTCCACAG GCTCCCCAAAAAGGACAATCCAAGGCGGGGCTTGTGGCTGGCCAACTGCCAGCGGCTGGACCCCAGTGGCCAGGGCCTGTGGGACCCGGCGTCCGAGTACATCTACTTCTGCTCCAAGCACTTCGAGGAGAACTGCTTTGAACTGGTGGGAATCAG TGGGTATCACAGGCTGAAGGAGGGAGCAGTTCCGACGATATTTGAGTCTTTTTCCAAGTTGCGTCGAACAACCAAGACCAAGGGGCACAGTTACCCCCCTGGCACCCCTGACGTCAGCCGGCTCCGGCGATGCAGGAAGCG ctGCTCTGAGGGCCGAGGGCCCACAACTCCATTTTGCCCACCTCCACCTGCTGACATCACCTGCTTTCCTGTGGAAGAGGCCTCAGCACCTGCCGCCTTGCCTGCCTCCCCCACCGGGAGGCTGGAGCCTGGCCTCAGCAGCCCCTTCTCAGACCTCCTGGGGCCCCTGGGTGCCCAGGCAGATGAAGCAGGCTGCAGCACCCAGCCTTCACCTGAGCGGGAGCCAGAGCGACAGCCGTCCTCGCTGGAGCCGAGGCCCGTCTCACCCTCGGCCTACATGCTGCGCCTCCCGCCGCCCGCCGGAGCCTACATCCAGAATGAGCACAGCTACCAGGTGGGCAGTGCCCTGCTCTGGAAGCGGCGGGCTGAGGCTGCACTCGATGCCCTGGACAAGGCCCAGCGCCAGCTGCAGGCCTGCAAGCGGCGGGAGCAgcggctgcggctgcggctgACCAAGCTGCAGCAGGAGCGGGCACGGGAAAAGCGGGCACAGGCCGATGCCCGCCAGACTCTGAAGGAGCACGTGCAGGACTTTGCCATGCAGCTGAGTAGCAGCATGGCCTGA
- the LZTR1 gene encoding leucine-zipper-like transcriptional regulator 1 yields MAGPGGSGGPIGSGALAGGARSKVAPSVDFDHSCSDSVEYLTLNFGPFETVHRWRRLPPCDEFVGARRSKHTVVAYKDAIYVFGGDNGKTMLNDLLRFDVKDCSWCRAFTTGTPPAPRYHHSAVVYGSSMFVFGGYTGDIYSNSNLKNKNDLFEYKFATGQWTEWKIEGRLPVARSAHGATVYSDKLWIFAGYDGNARLNDMWTIGLQDRELTCWEEVAQSGEIPPSCCNFPAAVCRDRMFVFSGQSGAKITNNLFQFEFKNKTWTRIPTEHLLRGSPPPPQRRYGHTMVAFDRHLYVFGGAADNTLPNELHCYDVDFQTWEVIQPSSDSEVSGAEMPERASASEEAPALGSEERGGCKKSRDVFGLDFGSTTTRQPTLPASELPSGRLFHAAAVISDAMYIFGGTVDNNIRSGEMYRFQFSCYPKCTLHEDYGRLWESRQFCDVEFVLGEKEECVQGHVAIVTARSRWLRRKIVQARERLTQKLEEEAAPALREGPAGAAGGARPPLLRVAIREAEARPFEVLMQFLYTDKIKYPRKGHVEDVLLIMDVYKLALGFQLCRLEQLCRQYIEASVDLQNVLVVCESAARLQLGQLKEHCLNFVVKESHFNQVIMMKEFEHLSSPLIVEIVRRKQQPPPRAPSDQPVDIGTSLIQDMKAYLEGAGAEFCDITLLLDGHPRPAHKAILAARSSYFEAMFRSFMPEDGQVNISIGEMVPSRQAFESMLRYIYYGEVNMPPEDSLYLFAAPYYYGFYNNRLQAYCKQNLEMNVTVQNVLQILEAADKTQALDMKRHCLHIIVHQFTKVSKLPTLRLLSQQLLLDIIDSLASHISDKQCAELGADI; encoded by the exons ATGGCGGGGCCGGGTGGCTCGGGCGGCCCGATCGGGTCCGGGGCCCTGGCCGGTGGCGCGCGGTCCAAGGTGGCCCCGAGCGTGGACTTTGACCACAGCTGCTCGGACAGTGTCGAGTACCTGACGCTCAACTTCGGGCCCTTTGAGACAGTGCATCGTTGGCGGCGCCTCCCGCCTTGCGACGAGTTCGTGGGGGCCCG GCGCAGCAAGCACACAGTGGTGGCATATAAAGATGCCATCTATGTATTTGGTGGAGACAACGG GAAGACGATGCTCAACGACCTCCTTCGTTTCGACGTGAAGGACTGCTCCTGGTGCAG AGCCTTCACCACTGGGACCCCTCCTGCTCCCCGCTACCACCACTCGGCCGTCGTTTATGGCAGCAGCATGTTCGTCTTTG GGGGCTACACTGGGGACATTTATTCCAACTCcaacttgaagaataaaaatgaccTCTTTGAGTACAAGTTTGCAACTGGCCAGTGGACGGAGTGGAAAATTGAAGGACG gtTGCCAGTCGCTAGGTCAGCCCATGGCGCCACAGTGTACAGTGACAAGCTGTGGATCTTTGCTGGCTATGACGGCAACGCCAG GTTAAACGACATGTGGACCATCGGCCTCCAGGACCGGGAGCTAACGtgctgggaggag GTGGCCCAGAGCGGCGAGATCCCGCCCTCCTGCTGCAACTTCCCGGCGGCCGTGTGCCGGGACAGGATGTTTGTCTTCTCAGGCCAGAGCGGGGCCAAGATAACCAACAATCTCTTCCAGTTCGAGTTCAAGAACAAGAC GTGGACACGCATCCCCACTGAGCACCTGCTCCGGGGTTCTCCGCCGCCCCCGCAGCGGCGCTACGGGCACACCATGGTGGCCTTTGACCGCCACCTTTACGTGTTTGGGGGCGCAGCTGACAACACACTCCCCAACGAGCTGCACTGCTACGACGTGGACTTCCAGACCTGGGAGGTCATTCAGCCCAGCTCGGACAGCGAG GTCAGCGGGGCCGAAATGCCCGAGCGAGCGTCCGCTTCCGAGGAGGCACCTGCCTTGGGCTCCGAGGAGCGGGGCGGCTGCAAGAAGTCCCGGGATGTGTTCGGCCTGGACTTTGGCAGCACCACCACCAGGCAGCCCACCCTGCCAGCCTCAGAG TTGCCCAGCGGAAGGCTCTTCCACGCGGCCGCCGTGATCTCCGACGCCATGTACATCTTCGGGGGCACCGTGGACAACAACATCCGCAGCGGGGAGATGTACAGGTTCCAG TTCTCCTGTTACCCCAAGTGCACGCTGCACGAGGACTACGGGCGGCTGTGGGAGAGCCGCCAGTTCTGCGACGTGGAGTTCGTGCTGGGCGAG AAGGAGGAGTGCGTGCAGGGCCACGTGGCCATCGTCACGGCACGCAGCCGCTGGCTCCGCAGGAAGATCGTGCAGGCGCGGGAACGGCTGACCCAG aagctggaggaggaggcggcCCCGGCACTCAGGGAGGGCCCCGCTGGGGCCGCGGGTGGGGCCCGGCCGCCCCTGCTGCGCGTGGCTATCCGCGAGGCCGAGGCACGGCCCTTCGAGGTGCTCATGCAGTTCCTCTACACAGACAAGATCAAGTACCCGCGGAAAG GCCACGTGGAGGACGTGCTGCTCATCATGGATGTGTACAAGCTGGCACTGGGCTTCCAGCTGTGCCGCCTAGAGCAGTTGTGTCGTCAGTACATCGAGGCCTCCGTGGACCTGCAGAACGTGCTGGTCGTGTGCGAGAGCGCTGCCCGGCTGCAGCTGGGCCAGCTCAAG GAGCACTGCCTGAACTTCGTGGTGAAGGAGTCCCACTTCAACCAGGTGATCATGATGAAGGAGTTCGAgcacctctcttctcctctgatCGTGGAGATTGTGCGGCGGAAGCAGCAGCCGCCTCCCCGCGCCCCCTCGGACCAGCCTGTGGACATCG GCACGTCTCTGATCCAGGACATGAAGGCATACCTGGAGGGGGCGGGCGCGGAGTTCTGTGACATCACGCTGCTGCTGGATGGGCACCCGCGGCCAGCCCACAAGGCCATTCTGGCCGCCCGCTCCAG CTACTTCGAGGCCATGTTCCGGTCCTTCATGCCTGAGGACGGCCAGGTGAACATCTCCATCGGGGAGATGGTGCCCAGCAGGCAGGCCTTCGAGTCCATGCTGCGCTACATCTACTACGGCGAGGTCAACATGCCACCCGAGGACTCACT CTACCTGTTCGCGGCGCCCTACTACTACGGCTTTTACAACAACCGGCTGCAGGCGTACTGCAAGCAGAACCTGGAGATGAATGTGACGGTGCAGAACGTGCTGCAG ATTCTGGAGGCAGCAGACAAGACGCAGGCGCTGGACATGAAGCGGCACTGCCTCCACATCATCGTGCACCAGTTCACCAAG GTCTCCAAGCTGCCCACGCTGCGCTTGCTGAGCCAGCAGCTACTGCTGGACATCATCGACTCCCTCGCTTCCCACATCTCAGACAAGCAGTGCGCAGAGCTGGGTGCTGACATATGA